From Zingiber officinale cultivar Zhangliang chromosome 5B, Zo_v1.1, whole genome shotgun sequence, the proteins below share one genomic window:
- the LOC121985735 gene encoding uncharacterized protein LOC121985735, producing the protein MLLPLFSINTPKPQPFPLGDRPINPPLFLPPQIMRDADRGSTAVGLCLLPSELLHEIFFRLALPELLRVRSVSKALASLVSAHDFRRLYDLRSDRGGGWLFIYKKRPPRDSVLRGFNDRFGRWFKIPVVSAAVAPGEDLYFLAASGGVFLFASNSRRELVAVNIATRSVRRIPPSPMGPRGTASWRRSGLKLVADPSGVDHFRFLFAEMVHNRSVLFEYRSETDSWRAVEAEPEPTGAGSTGIGSRRDVCLNVVQLGLESVVLSCGGGGEEGPAVVLAHRPRFPAGFQGGPPVGFNTSDRFHVYGDGNVAVVRSSVSETAGGGGTTRTRVVTGVELLGLSEDGTEWELTSSAPAAIVEALRWRPYTAMMGCLVEREGVVRMALMSNCRGCWDLAWLSYHRAQGKWACVPVPDCGTTGLNMAGIALSSTFSRSLWSSLSAA; encoded by the coding sequence ATGTTGCTGCCGTTATTTTCCATAAATACCCCCAAACCCCAGCCCTTCCCCCTCGGGGATCGCCCCATCAACCCACCCCTCTTCCTTCCACCCCAAATTATGAGGGACGCCGATCGCGGCTCCACTGCCGTCGGTCTCTGCCTTCTCCCCTCCGAGCTCCTCCACGAGATCTTCTTCCGCCTCGCCCTCCCGGAGCTTCTCCGTGTCCGATCCGTATCCAAGGCCCTCGCCTCTCTCGTCTCCGCTCACGACTTCCGCCGCCTCTACGATCTCCGCTCCGATCGCGGCGGCGGATGGCTGTTCATCTACAAGAAGAGGCCTCCTAGGGATTCCGTACTGCGCGGATTCAATGACCGCTTCGGCCGGTGGTTCAAGATCCCTGTCGTGAGCGCGGCCGTCGCCCCGGGTGAGGACCTCTACTTCCTCGCTGCCTCCGGGGGCGTCTTCCTTTTCGCCTCTAACAGCCGCCGCGAGCTCGTCGCGGTCAACATCGCCACGCGCTCCGTGCGGCGGATCCCGCCCAGCCCTATGGGGCCGCGCGGCACCGCGTCGTGGAGGAGATCGGGGTTGAAGTTGGTCGCCGATCCCTCCGGCGTCGATCACTTTCGCTTCCTCTTTGCGGAGATGGTTCATAACCGCTCTGTGCTCTTCGAGTATCGATCGGAAACAGACTCGTGGCGTGCGGTCGAGGCTGAGCCGGAGCCGACCGGGGCTGGCTCGACGGGAATAGGCAGCAGAAGGGATGTTTGCTTGAACGTGGTTCAGTTGGGGCTCGAAAGCGTGGTTCTATCGTGCGGCGGCGGAGGTGAGGAGGGGCCGGCAGTGGTACTGGCGCACCGCCCGAGGTTCCCAGCTGGCTTCCAAGGGGGCCCGCCTGTGGGATTCAACACAAGCGACCGTTTCCACGTGTACGGCGATGGAAACGTGGCGGTGGTGCGCTCGTCGGTGTCGGAGACCGCTGGAGGCGGCGGCACTACCAGGACGCGCGTGGTTACTGGCGTGGAGCTGCTGGGGCTGAGCGAGGACGGGACGGAGTGGGAGTTGACGTCGAGTGCGCCGGCGGCGATTGTGGAAGCCCTGCGGTGGCGTCCGTACACGGCGATGATGGGATGCCTGGTGGAACGGGAGGGCGTGGTGCGGATGGCGCTCATGTCCAACTGCAGGGGATGCTGGGACCTGGCGTGGCTCTCCTACCACCGGGCCCAGGGCAAGTGGGCGTGCGTCCCCGTGCCGGACTGCGGCACCACCGGCCTTAACATGGCCGGCATcgccctctcctccaccttctccCGTTCCCTCTGGTCTTCCCTCTCCGCCGCTTGA